One part of the Actinomyces howellii genome encodes these proteins:
- a CDS encoding GNAT family N-acetyltransferase, with protein MAATFRPLGAHESRLLEEATLGNMNWCGPRFTAQDVRDRREFAHYTRLVPQRGDFGVVADEADGAVGVVWALFLPADDPGYGFVDERTAEISLWVSEDSRRKGIGRALLRLLVDEARARGVRRLSLSVEAGNHAQALYLSEGFTDWPGGQADGVMVLELDESR; from the coding sequence ATGGCAGCGACCTTCCGCCCTCTGGGTGCCCACGAGTCCCGGCTCCTTGAGGAGGCAACCCTGGGGAACATGAACTGGTGCGGCCCCCGTTTCACGGCTCAGGACGTACGGGACCGGCGGGAGTTCGCGCACTACACCCGCCTTGTCCCGCAGCGGGGCGACTTCGGGGTCGTGGCGGACGAGGCTGACGGGGCGGTCGGCGTCGTGTGGGCGCTCTTCCTCCCGGCGGACGACCCCGGCTACGGGTTCGTCGACGAGCGCACTGCGGAGATCAGCCTGTGGGTGTCGGAGGACAGCCGCCGCAAGGGAATCGGGCGCGCCCTGCTGCGCCTCCTCGTCGATGAGGCCCGGGCACGCGGCGTCCGGCGCCTGAGCCTGTCCGTCGAGGCGGGAAACCACGCGCAGGCGCTCTACCTCTCGGAGGGATTCACCGACTGGCCCGGCGGGCAGGCCGACGGTGTCATGGTCCTCGAGCTCGACGAGTCCCGGTAG
- a CDS encoding DNA recombination protein RmuC — MNTALPLLLLLVGLCAGAVVGYATAVARAARTRAAEVEDSAALRAEAAQWRARAEELGARAQIAEERAEHDGSVLRALAPVRSQLEQVGTRVEAMEKQRTAQHATLTEQLRAGAQAERELRRVTASLEGALRSRSTRGLWGEVELARVLEASGMMRHVDFSEQRSLGSVLADRGGARAGSQGAERTRPDVVVHLPGNGHLAVDAKVPLDSYLEACALPSDGATGPQEGRRAELLTAHAKALRAHVDSLAGRHYDRTLGDSPELVVLFIPAEPILAAALDADPTLLGHALDRGVALTTPASLLALLRTCAVAWARTAVNDDARELLALGKTLYERLGTVARHLDTLGTALTRSVTAYNRTVGSLESRLLVTARSFDSLAETLVSPAEIKDDDSQVRQLTSPELTGAEVVDEL; from the coding sequence ATGAACACGGCCCTCCCCCTCCTCCTGCTCCTGGTCGGCCTGTGCGCCGGTGCCGTCGTCGGCTACGCCACGGCCGTAGCCCGCGCTGCCAGGACGCGCGCCGCCGAGGTCGAGGACTCCGCCGCCCTGCGCGCCGAGGCCGCCCAGTGGAGGGCTCGGGCCGAGGAGCTCGGCGCCCGGGCGCAGATCGCCGAGGAGCGGGCCGAGCACGACGGCTCGGTGCTGCGGGCACTGGCCCCCGTGCGCTCCCAGCTCGAGCAGGTCGGAACGCGGGTGGAGGCCATGGAGAAGCAGCGCACCGCCCAGCACGCCACCCTCACCGAGCAGCTGCGCGCCGGGGCGCAGGCCGAGCGCGAGCTGCGTCGGGTCACCGCCTCGCTCGAGGGCGCCCTGCGCTCACGCAGCACGCGCGGCCTGTGGGGAGAGGTCGAGCTCGCCCGCGTCCTGGAGGCCTCGGGCATGATGCGCCACGTCGACTTCTCCGAGCAGCGCTCCCTCGGCTCGGTGCTCGCCGACCGGGGCGGGGCACGCGCCGGCTCGCAGGGAGCCGAGCGCACCCGCCCCGACGTCGTCGTCCACCTCCCCGGCAACGGGCACCTCGCCGTCGACGCCAAGGTCCCGCTCGACTCCTACCTCGAGGCCTGCGCGCTGCCCTCCGACGGCGCCACCGGACCCCAGGAGGGCAGGCGCGCCGAGCTGCTCACCGCCCACGCCAAGGCACTGCGCGCCCACGTCGACTCCCTGGCGGGGCGGCACTACGACCGCACCCTGGGCGACTCCCCCGAGCTCGTCGTCCTGTTCATCCCCGCCGAGCCCATCCTGGCGGCCGCCCTCGACGCCGACCCCACCCTGCTCGGACACGCCCTGGACCGCGGCGTCGCCCTGACCACCCCCGCCTCCCTGCTCGCCCTCCTGCGCACCTGCGCGGTCGCCTGGGCGCGCACCGCCGTCAACGACGACGCCCGCGAGCTGCTCGCCCTGGGCAAGACCCTCTACGAGCGCCTGGGCACCGTCGCCCGCCATCTCGACACGCTGGGCACCGCGCTGACCCGCTCGGTGACCGCCTACAACCGCACCGTCGGCTCGCTGGAGTCTCGCCTCCTCGTCACCGCCAGAAGCTTCGACTCACTCGCTGAGACCCTCGTCTCACCTGCGGAAATCAAGGACGACGACTCCCAGGTCAGACAACTGACCAGCCCTGAGCTGACCGGCGCAGAAGTTGTTGACGAACTGTAA
- a CDS encoding flagellar export protein FliJ — protein sequence MTSSPPSTVSGATEPKLTGNPAGAPATATHPPAPQGASEVVERLGALAREQERLQEQLAALRDERDALILSGLAQGLSSAELANTAHLTGARVRAIADAAAASSARERVSRAIAKLAEQTPALCTTYGALATAVGIGSAKGVASSLAANPDVSSREGARVLLLRWASPTLGGYVIPTSEPTWQTQGDDTASRLDCLKADNLVVETPGPTGPVWVVPFERVCADATRLTRLIAS from the coding sequence ATGACGTCCAGTCCACCGAGCACCGTGAGCGGTGCCACCGAACCCAAGCTCACCGGCAACCCCGCCGGCGCACCCGCCACGGCCACGCACCCGCCGGCCCCGCAGGGCGCCTCCGAGGTCGTCGAGCGCCTGGGCGCCCTCGCACGGGAGCAGGAGCGCCTCCAGGAGCAGCTCGCAGCGCTGCGTGACGAACGGGACGCCCTCATCCTGAGCGGCCTCGCCCAAGGACTGAGCTCGGCCGAGCTCGCCAACACCGCGCACCTCACAGGTGCCCGGGTGCGCGCCATCGCGGACGCCGCTGCGGCGTCCTCCGCGCGCGAGCGCGTCTCGCGCGCCATCGCCAAGCTCGCCGAGCAGACCCCCGCCCTGTGCACCACCTACGGTGCGCTGGCCACCGCGGTCGGCATCGGCTCCGCCAAGGGCGTGGCCTCCTCCCTGGCAGCCAACCCCGACGTCTCCTCCCGGGAGGGCGCCAGGGTCCTGCTGCTGCGCTGGGCCTCACCGACCCTCGGCGGCTACGTCATCCCGACCTCGGAACCCACCTGGCAGACGCAGGGCGACGACACCGCCAGCCGCCTCGACTGCCTCAAGGCCGACAACCTCGTCGTCGAGACCCCCGGCCCCACCGGACCGGTGTGGGTCGTGCCCTTCGAGCGCGTGTGCGCCGACGCCACCCGCCTCACCCGCCTCATCGCCAGCTGA
- the ychF gene encoding redox-regulated ATPase YchF, producing the protein MALTIGIVGLPNVGKSTLFNALTRATVLAANYPFATIEPNVGVVPLPDARLDRLAELFASQRTVPATVSFVDIAGIVRGASEGEGLGNQFLANIRESDAICMVTRAFADPDVVHVDGKVEPAGDIETIATELVLADIQTLEKAIPRLEKEVRGRKTEAAVLETARAALAVLEEGTLLSAGAAAAGIDEEVLRGFQLMTSKPFIYVFNMDDEGMGDDARQAELRELVAPAEAVFLDAQFEAELVELEPEEAAEMLHENGQEESGLDKLARVGFDTLGLQTYLTAGPKEARAWTIRKGATAPQAAGVIHTDFERGFIKAEIVSFDDLMEYGSVAEARAHGKVRMEGKDYVMADGDVVEFRFNV; encoded by the coding sequence GTGGCACTCACCATCGGAATCGTCGGACTGCCCAATGTCGGCAAGTCCACCCTGTTCAACGCCCTGACCCGCGCGACCGTCCTCGCGGCGAACTACCCCTTCGCCACGATCGAGCCCAACGTCGGCGTCGTGCCCCTGCCCGACGCGCGCCTGGACCGGCTCGCCGAGCTCTTCGCCTCCCAGCGCACGGTGCCGGCCACCGTGTCCTTCGTCGACATCGCGGGCATCGTGCGCGGGGCCAGCGAGGGCGAGGGCCTGGGCAACCAGTTCCTGGCCAATATCCGTGAGTCCGACGCGATCTGCATGGTGACCCGCGCCTTCGCCGACCCCGACGTCGTCCACGTCGACGGCAAGGTCGAGCCCGCCGGGGACATCGAGACCATCGCCACCGAGCTCGTGCTCGCTGACATCCAGACCCTGGAGAAGGCGATCCCGCGTCTGGAGAAGGAGGTCCGGGGTCGCAAGACGGAGGCGGCCGTCCTCGAGACCGCCAGGGCGGCGCTGGCCGTCCTGGAGGAGGGGACGCTCCTGTCGGCGGGAGCCGCGGCCGCCGGGATCGACGAGGAGGTGCTGCGCGGCTTCCAGCTCATGACCTCCAAGCCCTTCATCTACGTGTTCAACATGGACGACGAGGGGATGGGCGACGACGCCCGCCAGGCCGAGCTGCGCGAGCTGGTCGCCCCGGCCGAGGCGGTGTTCCTCGACGCCCAGTTCGAGGCCGAGCTCGTCGAGCTCGAGCCCGAGGAGGCCGCCGAGATGCTGCACGAGAATGGCCAGGAGGAGTCGGGTCTCGACAAGCTGGCGCGGGTGGGTTTCGACACCCTGGGGCTGCAGACCTACCTGACGGCGGGCCCCAAGGAGGCGCGCGCCTGGACGATCCGCAAGGGGGCCACGGCGCCGCAGGCGGCCGGGGTCATCCACACCGACTTCGAGCGGGGCTTCATCAAGGCCGAGATCGTCTCCTTCGACGACCTCATGGAGTACGGCTCCGTGGCCGAGGCCCGCGCCCACGGGAAGGTGCGCATGGAGGGCAAGGACTACGTCATGGCCGACGGCGACGTCGTGGAGTTCCGTTTCAACGTGTGA